The stretch of DNA ATTCGGTCGCGCGTGTCGTTTCCTCTGAATTCGCATTGAGTTCCTCGGATGAAGCCGCAACCTGCTCCGCCGTTTCGGCGACCTGCCGAATCACATCACGCAATCCGCTCGTCATGTCGTTGAATGACGCAGTCAACTGGCCGAGCTCGTCACGAGAAGCATATGTTGCGGCAACAGTTAAATCTCCTTTTCGGGCTTGGCTCATTAATTCCTGAATGGCACGAATAGGATGAGTAATCATCCGGGAAATCAAAATCGCAAGTCCTACGAAAAGAAGAATGGAAAGAAGAGAAGCGATTAAAATAATAGCGTTCGCTTTTTGGGCGCTTTCCTGGTTTTCTTTGTTTAATAAAGCTGCCGTGTCTTGATTATAATTGCTTAATTGAGTGCCAAGCTCTGTCATTTTTGCACGTGCAGGTTCTACTTCTGCTAAGTACTGCTCGTATGCTTCCTTATTTTTATTTTGTCCAGCGAGTATTTGAGTGTTGATTGCTTTTTCACTGAACGTTTTAAATTCTTCTACAAACGGTTCAGCCATTTCGAGTTCTTTCGGATCGGATTTGCTGGCGTTCAAGTACTCCTCCATGAGCTTGTTGTTTTCATCGATCGAGCTTTCCGTTTTCTCGCGGAGCTCCTGGTTCGTGTTTGAATCAGTAGTGATCATTAATTCCAGTGTATAAGCCGTGATATTCCGGTTATTCGTTCGGATTTGGCCGATGTTTTGAATGGAAATCAGTTTATTTTCATACATCTCCTTCGACTTTTCGGCTGCCTGATTCAAAAAGAAATAGCTGGTACCGCCGATCATCAGCAGAAAAAGAACAGCCACTATGATTAAAACGAACATTTTTTGGCCAATTTTTAAATGCTTCATAGGTATAACCTCCTGGTTTATGTCGTAATATGTCGATATCTTGCTATATATTTCGACAAAAAATGATAAATATTTAGCCCTTTTGGCCAGCTTTTGGGAGAAATAATAAATATTTTATTTAATTTTAAAAGCGAGGCTGCAAATGATATACTACGGTCATCTAAAAAGAAAAGAGGCGTACCATGCTTACATTTGAAGAAAAAAAAGCAATTCTTGCGACATTTCCGCAGCTGACAGCAAAAGATGTGTCGTTAAAGCGTGTTAATTACCATTTTGAGGAAAGTTTGTATGAAAAAACAGTGGTCGTTTACCACCTGCATCCAAATGGGAATGGATTTGTTTTTGTCGGCGACTTGCCGGGGTATGAAGCTGATTCAAAAGGGCTTGTCAATATTCGGGACTTTTCAGAAAGTGAACTCCGGGCAGCGGTATCGGATTCGATCCGGTATTTATCAGATAAACCAGAAGACGAAGCCATTGAGCAGGAAGAGCTTGTGAAAGAAACGGAATGGAAAAACCGTGAAGGACAAGTGCTGATGCTTGCGAATGAAGATGAGCTGTGGAATGTGTACACAGGTTTGAATTTGGAAGAAAGCTTTGAATCGTTTAAAGAAGCAGAGCGTTATTTGCTGGAAGAAGGATTCCGGCCACAGTCGAAGTAAGAGAAGCCCTGGCATTCCTGCCAGGGCTTTTCTTATGAAACGATCCGTTACCCAAGTTTGTAATAGTTTTTCACAGCCTGCATAAACTCGTGGAGGCTGGGTTCTTCGGTCAGATTGGCAAGCATACCGCGCAGCACAGCCGGCCGCGGACTGCTGCTTTGGAGCTCCTGTTCGATCACATCAAGCGAAACGAGGATGTCATCAGACCAGTTTTCCTGCTTTAAATCAGACAGCCAAAGAACGAAAAGATCGTCGTTCAAGTGATGCTTAAACAAATTTTCCATTGCTTGCGAGTCGATCACAGGAGGCTTCGCACGGCGCTTGAGCCCGGCCTGCAGATCATCGGCACTGTCTAATAAAAACTCCGCAAATGAATGGACGTTCAGCTCTATTCCATCTACAAGTGTCATATGCAAAAACGCATGCTGGATGCCTTGAAGTGCAGCGGACAAGTCCCAAAAGTACGGTTCAATCTCGCGTCCATACATACCGATCAGCCGGTTTCGATAAAGTTGATGCGTCTCCGTGCGCATTTTGAAAATAAACGCTTCGATATCGTCATTGAATGGAATTGCGTTTTCGCGTGCCTGCATGATAAGAAACTCTTTATGTTGTTGAATCTCACGCATTTGGCATTCAATTTGTTTTACAAACTTTTCACGCGGCGGCAGGTCTTCGGATTCAATAGTCTTGATTTTAGCTGATAACAAGTCGAAATAGTAATGCAGAACCGCTAACAGCAATGCTTCTTTGGATTTAAAGTGAAGATAAAAAGCACCTTTTGATATGTCGCAGGCGGTTGCGATTTCTTGTATGGAAGTGGCAGCAAAGCCTTTCTGGGCAAATAGTTTAAGGGATTCTTCGATAATTCGTTGTTCTTTCTCAGTCATAGACGTTCACCTCTACTTCTATTATGACCCACAAGTCACCCTTTTGAAACCGGAAATTATTTGACGATTGACCGATTAGTCATATATATTGAAAAGAGAACTGACCGGTTGGTCATAAAGGAGAGGAAACATGAACGCGTTAATTAACTTCGTCTTGAAAAACAAATTTGCCGTCTGGCTGATGACCATCATCATAACTGCGGCTGGTTTGTATGCCGGGCTTTCTATGAAGCTTGAGACGATTCCTAATATTACGCCGCCAATTGTGACAGTAACAACAGTGTATCCGGGAGCGACGCCGGAAGAAGTGGCGGATAGTGTGTCAGAACCTATTGAAAAGCAGCTTCAAAACTTAGGAGGCGTAAAAGTCGTCAGCTCGACTTCCTACCAAAACGCTTCCTCTGTCCAAGTAGAATACAGCTTCTCAAAAGATATGGAAAAAGCGGAACAGGAAGCGAAAGAAGCACTTGAGGACCTGGATTTTCCAGAAAACGTGCAGGAGCCTGACGTATCGCGTTTAAGCATTAATGCATTTCCGGTCATGGCGCTCAGTCTTTCAGACCAAAACCTGTCTCTGGAAGAGCTGACAACACTTGTAGAAGAGGAGATTGTGCCGGAAATTGAAGGCACTGAAGGTGTGGCCTCGGTTCAAATATCCGGCCAGCAGGTGGAGGAAGCAACCGTTGTGTTTGATCAGGCAAAGCTTGCCCAGCTGAAGCTGGATGAAGACACGGTTACTCAAATGATTCAAGGAGCTGACATTCAAGCACCGCTTGGCTTGTTTGAATTTGGCAGCACGGAAAAGTCTGTGATGGTTGATGGCAATATTACAACGCTTGAAGATCTGCAGAACCTTCCAATCGGTCCCGTCAAGCTGTCGGATATCGCCGAGGTGAAATTAACCGGAAAAGCCGAATCGATTTCCCGGACAAACGGCCAGGAATCAATTGGCTTGCAAATTGTAAAAGCAGCCGATGCGAATACAGTGGACGTTGTCAATGCAGTAAAAGAAAAAGTAGATGAGTTTGAAAGTGATATGGACGGTCTGACGATTACTTCTACTTTTGACCAGGGCGGTCCAATTGAAGAATCTGTGAAAACAATGCTGAACAAAGCGCTGTTCGGTGCTCTTTTTGCGGTTATTATTATCAT from Domibacillus sp. DTU_2020_1001157_1_SI_ALB_TIR_016 encodes:
- a CDS encoding TetR/AcrR family transcriptional regulator, producing the protein MTEKEQRIIEESLKLFAQKGFAATSIQEIATACDISKGAFYLHFKSKEALLLAVLHYYFDLLSAKIKTIESEDLPPREKFVKQIECQMREIQQHKEFLIMQARENAIPFNDDIEAFIFKMRTETHQLYRNRLIGMYGREIEPYFWDLSAALQGIQHAFLHMTLVDGIELNVHSFAEFLLDSADDLQAGLKRRAKPPVIDSQAMENLFKHHLNDDLFVLWLSDLKQENWSDDILVSLDVIEQELQSSSPRPAVLRGMLANLTEEPSLHEFMQAVKNYYKLG
- a CDS encoding methyl-accepting chemotaxis protein, coding for MKHLKIGQKMFVLIIVAVLFLLMIGGTSYFFLNQAAEKSKEMYENKLISIQNIGQIRTNNRNITAYTLELMITTDSNTNQELREKTESSIDENNKLMEEYLNASKSDPKELEMAEPFVEEFKTFSEKAINTQILAGQNKNKEAYEQYLAEVEPARAKMTELGTQLSNYNQDTAALLNKENQESAQKANAIILIASLLSILLFVGLAILISRMITHPIRAIQELMSQARKGDLTVAATYASRDELGQLTASFNDMTSGLRDVIRQVAETAEQVAASSEELNANSEETTRATELIANTMEEMASGSDSQLGRVSDTTTTMNELADGVQQIARNAHSVSETAAGAIERATAGNASIRQAVNQMGSINTTFDGLSDVIQGLGRRSNEIGQIIDSITAIAAQTNLLALNAAIEAARAGEQGRGFAVVADEVRKLAEESARSASQISELISAIQAETAQAVEAMKSATAEVQGGIDVVHNAGGSFADITSAIGDVTGQIQEVSAAVQQMAAGTEQVVASMDQIHSISEAAAASTENVSAASEEQMASMEEIAASARSLAEMATQLQETTRRFTV